ACCGCCGCGTGCTGCTCCATCGGGAGGTGGGTGCTCCCCTCGAAGTAGAAGACGTCCTCGCGCACGAGGTCGGCCTGCCTGAAGGCCCCCTCCACGTCGCCGAACTCGAGCGAGACCGCCTTGTGGATGTTCGGCCCGTCGCCGTACTCGTGGATCCTCACCGTGTCCTGAGCCACCGCCTCCTCGATCGACATGACCGGCCGGAGCAGCTCGTACTCGATGCCGATCAGGTCGGCGGCGCGCTCGGCGGTCTCCTCGTCCACCGCGGCCACCGCCGCAATCGCGTCGCCCACCATGCGGACCTTGTCGGTGAAGAGGGCTTGCTCGTCCTGGCTCACCGGCAGGATCCCGAACCTGACCGGCGGCAGGTCCTGGCCCGTGATGACGGCGTACACTCCGGGAAGCGCTCTCGCGCGGGACGTGTCGATCGTCTTGATCAGCGCGTGGGGGTGGTCGCTGCGGCGGATTTTGGCGTAGGCCATCCGCGGGAGCACGAGGTCGTCGGCGAAGCGGGTATCCCCCGTCACCTTCCCCCAGGCGTCCACCTTGGGCAGCGCCTGACCGACCACCGCGAGCTCATGCTTCGCGCTCATCGCGTGACCTGACGGGCGCCCGCGGGTCCTGTCACCGTCTCGCCCTGTCCGTCCTCGCGCACCCCCGCCCCGACCCGGCTGCGTTCCGTCTTCGACGGGCAGCCGAGTGCCCGGGGACCCCCCGCTGCGGGCGACCGGAGCTTCGCCGGCGCCACCCGCTCACCGTCCATACGGAGCGCCGCGAGCTCCACCGCATCCAGGATCTTCGTGTAGCCGGTGCAGCGGCAGAGGTTCCCCGCCAGCGCCTCTCTGATCTGCTGCCGGGTGGGCGCGGGGACCGTGGCGAGGAGCGCGTGGGCCGAGAGGAGGATGCCGGGGGTGCAGTAGCCGCACTGGGCGGCGCCCAGCTCAGCGAAGGCCTGCTGGAGCGGGTGGAGCTGGCCGCCGGTAGCCATCCCCTCCACCGTCACGATGGCGTGCCCCTGGAGCTCGATCGGAAGGGCCAGGCAGGAGAGGATCGGCTGGCCGTCAACCAGGACCGTGCAGGTTCCGCACTCGCCGAGCTCGCAGCCGTGCTTCGTCCCGGTCAGCCCCATGTCCTCCCTGAGCACCTCCAGGAGGGTCTTGTGGACGGGCACGGCGACCTCGTGCTCTTCCCCGTTCACGCTGAGCCTCAGGAGCACCTTCCCCGGCATGGGACCCCCCGGCCGAGCCGAGTTTACTGGGACTGATTCGCGCTTAAGTGTAGATGAATCAGCGGGACGCTGTCAAGGGGTCCGGACGCGCCCGACGGTGCCAGTCCTTTAGTCCGCCGCCAGACGACCGGGAGACAGTTTACGGGCGCCGGGTCGAGAGGAACTGGGCCTCCTCGAACTCCCGCGCGGCGAGCTCCTTCAGACCGATCCGCTCGTAGACGCTCCCGAGGAGCAGGTGGAGCGTGGGCTCCTCGGGGTCGGCGACCACCCCCGCCAGGAGCTCCCGCCGTGCGTCGTGGTAGAGACCCTCTTGAAACAGGAGACCCGCCCGGATGAGGGCGACAGTGCCTCGGGAATAGCCGAGCCCGGCTGGCTCCAGAAGGGCCAGGGCCGCCCGGACCCGGGCTCCCTCGGCGGCTGACAGGACCTCGAATTGGGCGCGCTGCACCGGATGGCCCGGAGCTGTCAGCTCCCACCGATAGCGCACCCCCGGGCGCAGGGCCGGTGCCGAGGCGGGATAGTCGACGGGTCGGCGCTGGAGATTCGCCTGCTCCCACACCAGGCCCTCGGGACCAAGGACGCGGACGCTGTAGCGGAGACGGTCTGAGCCAGCCCACTCGAAGGCAACCGGACCGGGGATGAGGTGAGTATCGCGGGGAGCGATGATGAGCGGGGGCTGGCTGAGGCTCCGGACCGACAGGGACTGATAGGTCAGCTGCTTCTGCTGCCCCAGGAGGAACTGGGTCACGCTGGCAACCACGGCCCTGACCTTCTCCGTGCCGCTCTCACCCGCCGGGGCCTGGACGGTGAAGGGCGAGTTGGCCGCAGAGATGACCTGCGTCCCGCGGCCCCCGGTGAACAGGAGGACGGCCCTCGCGTCTTGAGTCGCGCGAATCTGGTCGCCCGGGCGGAGCGCGAGCAACGGCTGAGGCGCGACCCAGTCGCCGGCACCGGCAGGCTTCACCCCCACATCGCCCTGCCCCTTCCGGATCTCGGTGAGGACAGCCACAGGCTCCGCCGCACGGGCGAACCCGTGAAAGAGGAGCACCCCCGCAATCGCGCCGAGGACCCACCATCGCGCGCGCATGGTTAGGTCAGTCGGAGGGGGCCTCGACGGCCCCCTCCGAGGCCTCCCCCAGGAATCGGTTGCGCGGGCGAAGCCCGCGCTCGAAAGGTCTTACTCCCACAGGCTGTTAGCCTCGTGCCCGTGACCCCCCGTCGGGATGCACCGCCAGCAGCTCGTAGACCCGCAGCGGGTGGGTCCGCCCCTTCACCGGCATCTCCCCACGATCTTTGACGTCCACCCGACCCTCGAGGAGGATTCGCGTCTCCTCCGTCACGAGGATCGTGGTCCCCAGCTCTTTGTTGAGCCCCTCGAGCCGTGACGCCACGTTGACGGTGTCGCCGATGACAGTGTACTTCACCCGCGCCTCGCCCCCTATGTTCCCGGCGAAGACTTCGCCAGTGTGAATCCCGATCCCCATGCGCAGCACCGGCAGTCCAGCCGCCTCCCAGC
This genomic interval from Candidatus Rokuibacteriota bacterium contains the following:
- a CDS encoding molybdopterin-dependent oxidoreductase, coding for MSAKHELAVVGQALPKVDAWGKVTGDTRFADDLVLPRMAYAKIRRSDHPHALIKTIDTSRARALPGVYAVITGQDLPPVRFGILPVSQDEQALFTDKVRMVGDAIAAVAAVDEETAERAADLIGIEYELLRPVMSIEEAVAQDTVRIHEYGDGPNIHKAVSLEFGDVEGAFRQADLVREDVFYFEGSTHLPMEQHAAV
- a CDS encoding (2Fe-2S)-binding protein, which produces MPGKVLLRLSVNGEEHEVAVPVHKTLLEVLREDMGLTGTKHGCELGECGTCTVLVDGQPILSCLALPIELQGHAIVTVEGMATGGQLHPLQQAFAELGAAQCGYCTPGILLSAHALLATVPAPTRQQIREALAGNLCRCTGYTKILDAVELAALRMDGERVAPAKLRSPAAGGPRALGCPSKTERSRVGAGVREDGQGETVTGPAGARQVTR